In Nocardioides ginsengisegetis, a single window of DNA contains:
- a CDS encoding pirin family protein — protein MTVEIRRATQRFRTRDRGRDTRHSFAFGEHYDPDNLGFGPLVCHDEHLLGPGVGFPEHRHSDLEIVTWVLDGAVEHTDSTGAATLVRPGMVQVQSAGTGITHAEVAATGVGPTRFVQAWLRPETSGGEPSYDVREVALVSGELVEAAAVAGGRFLVASLAAGDTLTLPDDPLQHVYVGKGALIRSSLAEPLSQGDAFRFTDVPGVEVTAAVPTELLVWTFPG, from the coding sequence GTGACTGTTGAGATCCGTCGGGCTACCCAACGATTCCGTACCCGAGATCGGGGACGGGACACCCGCCACTCGTTCGCCTTCGGGGAGCACTACGACCCCGACAACCTCGGCTTCGGGCCGCTGGTCTGCCACGACGAGCACCTGCTCGGCCCGGGGGTGGGCTTCCCCGAGCACCGGCACTCCGACCTCGAGATCGTCACGTGGGTCCTCGACGGCGCGGTCGAGCACACCGACTCCACCGGCGCGGCCACGCTCGTCCGCCCCGGGATGGTGCAGGTGCAGTCGGCCGGCACGGGCATCACGCACGCCGAGGTGGCCGCGACCGGCGTCGGGCCGACCCGCTTCGTCCAGGCCTGGCTGCGCCCCGAGACGTCGGGCGGCGAGCCGTCGTACGACGTGCGTGAGGTGGCGCTGGTGTCCGGCGAGCTGGTCGAGGCGGCGGCCGTCGCCGGCGGCCGCTTCCTGGTCGCCAGCCTCGCGGCCGGCGACACCCTGACGCTGCCCGACGACCCGCTGCAGCACGTCTACGTCGGCAAGGGCGCACTGATCCGCTCGTCCCTGGCCGAGCCGCTGTCGCAGGGCGACGCGTTCCGGTTCACCGACGTGCCCGGGGTCGAGGTGACCGCGGCGGTGCCGACCGAGCTGCTCGTCTGGACGTTCCCCGGATAG
- a CDS encoding NAD-dependent succinate-semialdehyde dehydrogenase, giving the protein MTAHTPALDLLAPDQRGILIGGTWREADSGDRFEVIDPADGSVITTVADASAGEAIEALDAAVEAQHSWSRTPPRERGEILRTAFELVTARADEFAALMSLEMGKTVAEARGEVAYGIEFFRWYAEEAVRIHGRYMQAPAGGSRLLTLKKPVGPCLFVTPWNFPLAMGTRKIGPAIAAGCTMVVKPAHQTPLTMLALAGVLAEAGLPDGVLNIVPTTDAAGVSEALMADDRLRKVSFTGSTGIGKVLVRQSAEQLLRVSMELGGNAPFLVFEDADVDAAVDGAMLAKMRNMGEACTAANRFLVHRSVAAEFAEKLGKRMGALTVGRGQDTGVDVGPLIDEKAVESVSQLVTDAIHDGATVVCGGQAPDGPGFFYPPTVLLDVPAESAINAEEIFGPVAPITTFDTEEEAVARANDTEYGLSSYAYTRDLARTIRLAESLDYGMVGINTGLVSNPAAPFGGVKASGFGREGGFEGIEEYLETTYVNLPAG; this is encoded by the coding sequence ATGACCGCTCACACTCCTGCACTCGACCTGCTGGCTCCGGACCAGCGCGGCATCCTCATCGGCGGCACCTGGCGCGAGGCCGACAGCGGCGACCGGTTCGAGGTCATCGACCCCGCCGACGGGTCCGTCATCACGACCGTCGCCGACGCCTCGGCGGGCGAGGCGATCGAGGCCCTCGACGCGGCCGTCGAGGCCCAGCACTCGTGGTCCCGGACGCCGCCGCGCGAGCGTGGCGAGATCCTGCGGACCGCCTTCGAGCTGGTCACGGCGCGGGCCGACGAGTTCGCGGCACTGATGAGCCTGGAGATGGGCAAGACCGTGGCCGAGGCGCGCGGCGAGGTGGCCTATGGCATCGAGTTCTTCCGGTGGTACGCCGAGGAGGCGGTGCGCATCCACGGCCGCTACATGCAGGCCCCCGCCGGTGGCAGCCGGCTGCTGACGCTGAAGAAGCCGGTCGGCCCGTGCCTGTTCGTGACGCCCTGGAACTTCCCGTTGGCCATGGGCACCCGCAAGATCGGGCCGGCCATCGCGGCCGGCTGCACGATGGTGGTCAAGCCCGCCCACCAGACGCCGCTGACGATGCTGGCGCTGGCCGGCGTGCTCGCCGAGGCCGGCCTGCCCGACGGCGTGCTCAACATCGTGCCGACCACCGACGCGGCCGGGGTGAGCGAGGCTCTGATGGCCGATGACCGCCTCCGCAAGGTCAGCTTCACCGGCTCGACCGGCATCGGGAAGGTGCTGGTCCGCCAGTCCGCCGAGCAGCTCCTGCGGGTGAGCATGGAGCTCGGCGGCAACGCGCCGTTCCTGGTCTTCGAGGATGCCGACGTCGACGCGGCCGTCGACGGCGCGATGCTGGCCAAGATGCGCAACATGGGCGAGGCCTGCACGGCCGCCAACCGGTTCCTCGTGCACCGCTCGGTGGCCGCGGAGTTCGCCGAGAAGCTCGGCAAGCGCATGGGCGCCCTGACCGTCGGCCGCGGCCAGGACACCGGCGTCGACGTCGGTCCGCTCATCGACGAGAAGGCGGTCGAGTCGGTCAGCCAGCTGGTCACCGACGCGATCCACGACGGGGCGACCGTCGTCTGCGGCGGCCAGGCCCCCGACGGCCCCGGCTTCTTCTATCCCCCGACCGTCCTGCTCGACGTGCCGGCCGAGTCGGCGATCAACGCGGAGGAGATCTTCGGCCCGGTCGCGCCCATCACGACCTTCGACACCGAGGAGGAGGCCGTCGCGCGGGCCAACGACACCGAGTACGGCCTGTCGTCCTACGCCTACACCCGCGACCTGGCCCGCACGATCCGGCTGGCGGAGTCGCTCGACTACGGCATGGTCGGGATCAACACCGGCCTCGTCTCCAACCCGGCGGCGCCCTTCGGTGGCGTCAAGGCCAGCGGGTTCGGGCGCGAGGGCGGCTTCGAGGGCATCGAGGAGTACCTCGAGACGACGTACGTCAACCTGCCTGCCGGCTGA
- a CDS encoding sigma-70 family RNA polymerase sigma factor yields MTAGTSTTSTTPSTDELQDFPTLTARYQRELLAHCYRMSGSVHEAEDLVQETFLRAWKASADFQGRSSVRTWLYRIATNVCLTNLEGRPRRPLPTGLGTADALPGDELRENGEIAWLEPVPDAAVVVAERDSIRLAFVAALQHLPARQRAVLILRDVLRWTAAEVAEALDTTVAAVNSALQRAHAQLAARGLTEDTVQPDLNAEQRELLDRYVEAFWRKDVDTIVSMLTAEAVWEMPPFTSWYVGPDHIGDLIGNHCPGGSFDMPMLETSANGQPAFGLYMRTPEGDFVPFQLQVLELDDTRVRHVSAFFDTSLFATFGLPARLPADFRDAADHR; encoded by the coding sequence ATGACCGCGGGCACGAGCACCACCAGCACCACCCCCAGCACGGACGAGCTGCAGGACTTCCCCACGCTGACGGCGCGCTACCAGCGCGAGCTGCTCGCGCACTGCTACCGGATGAGTGGCTCGGTCCACGAGGCCGAGGACCTCGTCCAGGAGACGTTCCTGCGGGCCTGGAAGGCCTCGGCCGACTTCCAGGGCCGGTCCTCGGTCCGCACCTGGCTCTACCGGATCGCCACCAACGTCTGCCTCACCAACCTCGAGGGCCGACCCCGCCGTCCGCTCCCGACCGGCCTCGGCACCGCCGACGCGCTGCCCGGTGACGAGCTCCGGGAGAACGGCGAGATCGCCTGGCTGGAGCCGGTCCCCGACGCCGCCGTCGTGGTCGCCGAGCGCGACTCGATCCGGCTCGCCTTCGTGGCCGCACTCCAGCACCTGCCGGCCCGCCAACGCGCGGTGCTGATCCTGCGCGACGTGCTCCGCTGGACCGCCGCCGAGGTCGCCGAGGCCCTCGACACCACCGTCGCCGCGGTCAACTCCGCCCTGCAGCGCGCCCACGCCCAGCTCGCCGCGCGCGGCCTCACCGAGGACACCGTCCAGCCCGACCTCAACGCCGAGCAGCGCGAGCTGCTGGACCGCTACGTCGAGGCCTTCTGGCGCAAGGACGTCGACACCATCGTCTCGATGCTGACCGCCGAGGCGGTCTGGGAGATGCCGCCGTTCACGAGCTGGTACGTCGGCCCCGACCACATCGGCGACCTGATCGGCAACCACTGCCCGGGCGGCAGCTTCGACATGCCGATGCTGGAGACGTCCGCCAACGGCCAGCCGGCGTTCGGCCTCTACATGCGCACGCCCGAGGGCGACTTCGTGCCGTTCCAGCTCCAGGTGCTCGAGCTCGACGACACCCGCGTCCGGCACGTCAGCGCCTTCTTCGACACCAGCCTGTTCGCCACCTTCGGCCTCCCCGCCCGGCTGCCGGCCGACTTCCGGGACGCCGCGGACCACCGGTGA
- a CDS encoding DUF2332 domain-containing protein, whose protein sequence is MELWTGVAEQYADFASYAGDSPCFEAWARGVVEDPDVLAWIGGLPQIKQQPNLVFAAARWHGVPAPGPYAGLRDALLGDDGSIRATILARATQTNEVGRLATLVPAFARVARGRPVALLEVGASAGLCLYPDRWSYAWAVGGGEVDEVVEAGVGPRLSCRVKGDLDRPVGIPSVAWRGGIDLNPLDVTDEDEMGWLTTLVWPEHDDRRERLVAAIEMARTDPPDLVRGDLLEELPALVERAAAHAPVVVFHSAVIAYLEPDDRERFHDLMTGLVAEGRCHWVSNEGKRVLPRVTATGPDVAAERPTFVLGVDGQTVAWTHGHGRSMRWFG, encoded by the coding sequence ATGGAGCTGTGGACCGGGGTGGCCGAGCAGTACGCCGACTTCGCGTCGTACGCCGGGGACTCCCCGTGCTTCGAGGCGTGGGCCCGGGGCGTGGTCGAGGATCCCGACGTGCTCGCCTGGATCGGCGGCCTGCCGCAGATCAAGCAGCAGCCCAACCTGGTCTTCGCGGCCGCGCGCTGGCACGGCGTCCCCGCCCCCGGCCCGTACGCCGGCCTCCGCGACGCCCTGCTCGGCGACGACGGCTCGATCCGCGCCACGATCCTGGCGCGCGCCACCCAGACCAACGAGGTCGGCCGGCTGGCGACGCTCGTGCCGGCGTTCGCGCGGGTGGCGCGGGGTCGTCCAGTGGCGCTGCTCGAGGTGGGGGCGAGCGCGGGCCTGTGCCTCTACCCGGACCGCTGGTCCTACGCCTGGGCCGTCGGTGGGGGCGAGGTCGACGAGGTGGTCGAGGCCGGCGTCGGCCCGCGCCTGTCCTGCCGGGTCAAGGGCGATCTCGACCGTCCGGTCGGGATCCCGTCCGTGGCGTGGCGGGGCGGCATCGACCTGAACCCGCTCGACGTCACCGACGAGGACGAGATGGGCTGGCTGACCACGCTGGTCTGGCCCGAGCACGACGACCGCCGCGAGCGGCTCGTCGCCGCCATCGAGATGGCCCGCACCGACCCGCCCGACCTGGTCCGCGGCGACCTCCTCGAGGAGCTCCCCGCGCTGGTCGAGCGCGCCGCCGCGCACGCGCCGGTCGTGGTCTTCCACTCGGCCGTGATCGCCTACCTCGAGCCGGACGACCGGGAGCGCTTCCACGACCTGATGACCGGGCTGGTCGCCGAGGGCCGCTGCCATTGGGTCTCCAACGAGGGCAAGCGGGTGCTGCCGCGGGTGACCGCGACCGGCCCGGACGTGGCCGCGGAGCGGCCGACCTTCGTGCTTGGCGTCGACGGGCAGACGGTGGCGTGGACGCACGGCCACGGCCGGTCGATGCGGTGGTTCGGCTAG
- a CDS encoding glycerol-3-phosphate dehydrogenase/oxidase, translated as MTGPATLITPGLADAPADVDLVVIGLGITGVGVALDAVTRGLTVLAVDAHDLAFGTSRWSSKMVHGGLRYLAQGQVGVAHESAVERGILMEVTAPHLSHAMPMLVPLNSSVTTFQAAVTRAGLIAGDVLRRGARTSPETLPRPRRVSATEALALAPPLRPSGLRGGLLSWDGQLEDDARLVTTIARTAAQHGAHVRTRARVLSATGSQVHLRDELTGATSTVTARAVVNATGVWAGELVEEVTLRPSRGTHLVLRAESLPGLQVSVFAPVPGSTSRFVLVLPQPDGTVYVGLTDEPTDGDIPDVPEPTEPEIGFLLDVVSAAFARPLRRDDVVGAFAGLRPLIDAGDGSTADLSRQHAVLTSASGVVTIVGGKLTTYRQMAEDAVDAAVTQGHLEASPCRTRHLPISGADTRVRLALLEQPARLVRRYGTDAELVLANAREVTGLPDEELLAPVSDRVPVTLAELVFGVTHEGAADVDDLLDRRTRVGLVPEDRAAALPAAVRALELVEKHRAGHR; from the coding sequence ATGACCGGACCCGCCACCCTCATCACCCCCGGGCTTGCCGACGCCCCCGCCGACGTCGACCTCGTCGTCATCGGCCTGGGCATCACCGGCGTCGGGGTCGCGCTCGACGCGGTCACCCGCGGCCTGACCGTGCTCGCCGTGGACGCCCACGACCTCGCCTTCGGCACCTCGCGCTGGTCGAGCAAGATGGTCCACGGCGGGCTCCGCTACCTCGCCCAGGGGCAGGTCGGCGTCGCCCACGAGAGCGCCGTCGAGCGCGGCATCCTCATGGAGGTCACCGCCCCTCACCTCTCCCACGCGATGCCGATGCTGGTGCCCCTCAACTCCAGCGTGACCACGTTCCAGGCCGCCGTCACCCGCGCCGGCCTGATCGCCGGCGACGTGCTCCGCCGCGGCGCGCGCACCTCGCCCGAGACCCTCCCCCGGCCCCGCCGCGTCTCGGCCACCGAGGCGCTCGCCCTGGCGCCGCCGCTGCGCCCGTCCGGCCTCCGCGGCGGCCTCCTGTCGTGGGACGGCCAGCTCGAGGACGACGCCCGCCTCGTCACGACCATCGCCCGCACCGCCGCCCAGCACGGCGCGCACGTCCGCACCCGTGCCCGCGTCCTGTCCGCCACCGGCAGCCAGGTGCACCTGCGCGACGAGCTGACCGGCGCCACGTCCACCGTCACGGCCCGGGCGGTCGTGAACGCCACGGGCGTCTGGGCCGGCGAGCTGGTGGAGGAGGTCACCCTCCGCCCCAGCCGCGGCACCCACCTCGTGCTCCGCGCCGAGAGCCTCCCCGGCCTCCAGGTGAGCGTCTTCGCCCCGGTCCCCGGCTCGACCAGCCGCTTCGTGCTCGTCCTGCCCCAGCCCGACGGGACGGTGTACGTCGGCCTCACCGACGAGCCGACCGACGGCGACATCCCCGACGTGCCCGAGCCCACCGAGCCCGAGATCGGCTTCCTCCTCGACGTCGTGTCGGCCGCCTTCGCCCGGCCGTTGCGTCGCGACGACGTGGTCGGCGCCTTCGCCGGCCTGCGCCCGCTCATCGACGCCGGCGACGGCTCGACCGCCGACCTCTCGCGGCAGCACGCCGTGCTCACCTCGGCCTCCGGCGTCGTCACGATCGTCGGCGGCAAGCTCACGACCTACCGCCAGATGGCCGAGGACGCCGTCGACGCCGCGGTCACCCAGGGCCACCTCGAGGCGAGCCCCTGCCGCACCCGCCACCTGCCGATCAGCGGCGCCGACACCCGCGTCCGGCTCGCGCTCCTCGAGCAGCCGGCCCGGCTCGTGCGTCGCTACGGCACCGATGCCGAGCTGGTCCTCGCCAACGCCCGCGAGGTCACCGGGCTCCCCGACGAGGAGCTGCTCGCCCCGGTCAGCGACCGGGTGCCGGTCACCCTGGCCGAGCTGGTCTTCGGCGTCACCCACGAGGGTGCGGCCGACGTCGACGACCTCCTCGACCGGCGCACCCGCGTCGGACTGGTCCCCGAGGACCGGGCCGCCGCGCTGCCCGCCGCCGTGCGCGCCCTGGAGCTGGTCGAGAAGCACCGCGCCGGTCACCGATGA
- a CDS encoding FAD-binding oxidoreductase, translating into MTDSTTSPAAAPGLPFEQTEMHPQRWGSPDRAAALPESARGLVEMAFGVDERPALESPALPAPAIEPSLLDALRDLVGAEHVITDDETRRLRTRGKSTPDLIRARTGDLSDAPDAVVRPGGHADVVAVLAWAVEHHVAVVPFGGGTSVTGGLAARRDGYAGLVSLDLVRMKSLLAVDPVSMTATLEPGLRGPEAEALLAEHGLTLGHYPQSFEYASIGGFAATRSSGQSSAGYGRFDALVVGLTVATPTGDLTLGSAPANAAGPDLRQLLLGSEGAFGVITAVTVRVRKLPAVKLYEGWRWASFAEGAAAMRTLAQTGLLPTVIRLSDESETAINLARPEEIGGEAAGGCLMITGYEGEQAAVDAKRAAVTAVLEGLGGTALGEGPGEAWAHGRFNAPYLRDSMLDVGVLVETLETATFWSNMDTLYTSVKSALETSLGAGTIVLCHISHVYETGCSLYFTVATKEAEEPLAQWQAAKVAASDAMIAAGATITHHHAVGTDHKPWLAQEIGPVGVQVLRAVKAELDPTGILNPGVLIP; encoded by the coding sequence ATGACGGACTCGACGACCTCCCCCGCAGCAGCCCCGGGGCTGCCCTTCGAGCAGACCGAGATGCACCCCCAGCGCTGGGGCAGCCCGGACCGCGCGGCCGCCCTGCCCGAGTCGGCGCGCGGCCTGGTCGAGATGGCCTTCGGCGTCGACGAGCGGCCCGCGCTGGAGTCCCCGGCGCTGCCCGCTCCGGCGATCGAGCCGTCCCTGCTGGACGCCCTGCGCGACCTCGTCGGCGCCGAGCACGTCATCACCGACGACGAGACCCGCCGGCTCCGCACCCGTGGCAAGTCGACCCCCGACCTGATCCGCGCCCGCACCGGCGACCTGTCCGACGCTCCCGACGCGGTCGTGCGCCCCGGCGGCCACGCCGACGTCGTGGCCGTGCTGGCCTGGGCCGTGGAGCACCACGTGGCGGTCGTCCCCTTCGGCGGCGGTACGTCGGTCACGGGTGGCCTGGCCGCCCGCCGCGACGGCTACGCCGGGCTCGTCTCGCTCGACCTGGTCCGGATGAAGTCGCTGCTGGCGGTCGACCCCGTCTCGATGACCGCCACCCTCGAGCCCGGCCTGCGCGGACCCGAGGCCGAGGCGCTGCTCGCCGAGCACGGCCTGACCCTGGGCCACTACCCGCAGTCGTTCGAGTACGCCTCGATCGGCGGCTTTGCCGCGACCCGTTCCTCGGGCCAGTCCAGCGCCGGCTACGGCCGCTTCGACGCGCTCGTCGTGGGCCTGACCGTGGCCACCCCCACCGGCGACCTGACCCTCGGCTCGGCGCCCGCCAACGCGGCCGGCCCCGACCTGCGCCAGCTGCTGCTCGGCTCCGAGGGCGCCTTCGGCGTGATCACCGCCGTCACCGTCCGGGTCCGGAAGCTGCCGGCCGTCAAGCTCTACGAGGGCTGGCGCTGGGCCTCCTTCGCCGAGGGGGCCGCCGCGATGCGGACCTTGGCGCAGACCGGGCTGCTGCCCACGGTCATCCGGCTCTCCGACGAGTCCGAGACCGCGATCAACCTGGCCCGCCCCGAGGAGATCGGCGGCGAGGCCGCCGGCGGCTGCCTGATGATCACCGGCTACGAGGGCGAGCAGGCCGCGGTCGACGCCAAGCGCGCCGCGGTCACCGCCGTCCTGGAGGGGCTCGGCGGCACCGCCCTGGGCGAGGGCCCGGGCGAGGCGTGGGCGCACGGTCGCTTCAACGCGCCCTACCTCCGTGACTCCATGCTCGACGTCGGTGTGCTGGTCGAGACGCTGGAGACCGCGACGTTCTGGTCCAACATGGACACCCTCTACACCAGCGTGAAGTCCGCCCTCGAGACCTCGCTCGGCGCCGGGACGATCGTGCTCTGCCACATCTCGCACGTCTACGAGACCGGCTGCTCCCTCTACTTCACCGTCGCCACCAAGGAGGCCGAGGAGCCGCTCGCCCAGTGGCAGGCCGCCAAGGTCGCGGCCAGCGACGCGATGATCGCGGCCGGTGCGACGATCACCCACCACCACGCCGTCGGCACCGACCACAAGCCGTGGCTGGCCCAGGAGATCGGACCCGTCGGCGTGCAGGTGCTGCGCGCGGTCAAGGCCGAGCTCGACCCGACCGGCATCCTCAACCCGGGGGTCCTGATCCCGTGA
- a CDS encoding diacylglycerol kinase family protein: MSLQTRSFTFLVNPASGGGAAPDAVVPVARLLREAGSTVDVTYSPGPRAMGAIVTSAIERGDVVVSVGGDGMLSSLAGAVSTGGGTLAVLPAGRGNDFARMLGLPDAPDAQARLLLEGDVRRVDLLALTLPGAEPRLVAGSVYSGVDARASEIVDRAHWLPRKLQYPYAALRSLAAYQPGRYRVSVDGVEREYSAATVVVANSAYYGKGMKIAPSASVDDGILDVVVIEAASKLELMRSLPTVYDGAHVDRPEVTILTGRRVEIRGRARTPIPVGGDGEPLGHLPGLTDQPATVEVLPGALAVIA, encoded by the coding sequence GTGAGCCTCCAGACCCGATCGTTCACGTTCCTGGTCAACCCCGCCTCCGGCGGCGGTGCCGCCCCGGACGCCGTCGTGCCCGTCGCGCGGCTGCTCCGCGAGGCCGGCTCGACCGTCGACGTCACCTACTCGCCCGGGCCCCGGGCGATGGGCGCGATCGTCACCTCGGCCATCGAGCGCGGCGACGTGGTCGTCTCGGTCGGCGGCGACGGCATGCTCTCCTCGCTGGCCGGCGCCGTCTCCACCGGCGGCGGCACGCTGGCCGTGCTGCCGGCCGGGCGCGGCAACGACTTCGCCCGGATGCTCGGGCTGCCCGACGCCCCCGATGCGCAGGCACGGTTGCTGCTCGAGGGCGACGTACGCCGCGTGGACCTGCTCGCCCTCACCCTCCCCGGCGCCGAGCCGCGGCTGGTCGCGGGCTCGGTCTACTCCGGCGTGGACGCGCGGGCCTCGGAGATCGTCGACCGGGCGCACTGGCTGCCGCGGAAGCTGCAGTACCCCTATGCGGCGCTGCGTTCGCTCGCGGCCTACCAGCCCGGCCGCTACCGCGTCAGCGTCGACGGCGTCGAGCGGGAGTACTCCGCCGCCACCGTCGTCGTCGCCAACTCCGCCTACTACGGCAAGGGCATGAAGATCGCCCCGTCCGCCTCCGTCGACGACGGCATCCTCGACGTGGTCGTCATCGAGGCCGCGTCCAAGCTCGAGCTGATGCGCTCGCTGCCGACCGTGTACGACGGCGCGCACGTCGACCGGCCCGAGGTCACCATCCTCACCGGTCGCCGCGTGGAGATCCGCGGTCGCGCCCGCACGCCGATCCCGGTCGGCGGTGACGGCGAGCCACTGGGTCACCTGCCGGGGCTGACCGACCAGCCGGCGACCGTCGAGGTGCTGCCGGGGGCGCTGGCCGTCATCGCCTGA
- a CDS encoding TetR/AcrR family transcriptional regulator, whose amino-acid sequence MTSLRHNSGSESDPRDAYLDAARTCILDVGWRRTTLTEVARRAGVSRMTIYRSWSDMQQLLGDLMTREWSGVVTAIVADEDASASPVDRLVSDIVGTVRTLRENELFLRIVELDPELLLPYLLARRGRSQDAILALTTEAIRAGQAEGRMRAGNPVAIARGLLLAAHGFVLSAHTMVDGDASEDELDAELATLLTRSLTP is encoded by the coding sequence ATGACGTCACTTCGTCACAACAGCGGATCCGAGAGCGATCCCCGCGACGCCTACCTCGACGCCGCCCGCACCTGCATCCTCGACGTCGGCTGGCGCCGTACGACGCTCACCGAGGTCGCGCGACGGGCCGGCGTCTCGCGGATGACGATCTACCGCTCCTGGTCGGACATGCAGCAGCTGCTCGGCGACCTGATGACGCGCGAGTGGTCCGGCGTGGTGACCGCGATCGTGGCCGACGAGGACGCCTCCGCGTCGCCCGTCGACCGGCTGGTCTCCGACATCGTCGGGACGGTCCGCACGCTCCGCGAGAACGAGCTGTTCCTCCGCATCGTGGAGCTCGACCCCGAGCTGCTGCTCCCCTACCTGCTCGCGCGCCGCGGCCGCTCCCAGGACGCGATCCTCGCCCTCACCACCGAGGCGATCCGGGCCGGCCAGGCCGAGGGCCGGATGCGGGCCGGCAACCCGGTCGCGATCGCCCGCGGCCTGCTCCTGGCCGCCCACGGCTTCGTCCTCTCCGCCCACACCATGGTCGACGGCGACGCCTCCGAGGACGAGCTCGACGCCGAGCTCGCCACCCTGCTGACCCGGAGCCTCACGCCATGA
- a CDS encoding TIGR03086 family metal-binding protein, with product MTPRLEAAVELLGRSLVYTRGALEGVGPDLLDRPTPCSAWTLDQLLRHMEDALDAFTEAAGGAVSVRRPASPVPRVSTLQDKACALLGAWSHAARAARTAGPDVVVGDVEVTSEVLVATAALEITVHGWDVAQATGRRTPIPADLAADLLPVAHRVVDPTDRGLRFDRARSAADDAGADIHLLEFLGRHLSGPARQNRGGTSPHPDAAS from the coding sequence GTGACCCCGCGGCTCGAGGCCGCGGTCGAGCTGCTCGGGCGGTCCCTCGTCTACACGCGCGGGGCGCTCGAGGGCGTCGGCCCCGACCTGCTCGACCGGCCCACGCCCTGCTCGGCCTGGACCCTGGACCAGCTGCTCAGGCACATGGAGGACGCCCTCGACGCGTTCACCGAGGCCGCGGGCGGCGCGGTCTCGGTCCGCCGACCCGCGAGTCCGGTGCCCCGGGTCTCGACCCTGCAGGACAAGGCCTGCGCACTGCTGGGCGCCTGGTCGCACGCGGCGCGGGCGGCGCGAACCGCCGGCCCGGACGTGGTCGTCGGCGACGTCGAGGTCACCAGCGAGGTGCTCGTGGCGACCGCCGCCCTCGAGATCACCGTCCACGGCTGGGACGTCGCCCAGGCCACGGGACGTCGTACGCCGATCCCCGCCGATCTCGCCGCCGACCTGTTGCCGGTCGCGCACCGGGTGGTCGACCCGACCGACCGCGGCCTGCGCTTCGACCGGGCCCGGTCCGCCGCGGACGACGCGGGGGCCGACATCCACCTGCTGGAGTTCCTGGGCCGACACCTATCTGGTCCAGCTCGGCAAAATCGCGGCGGAACGAGCCCGCATCCGGACGCCGCTTCCTAA
- a CDS encoding helix-turn-helix transcriptional regulator has translation MQAPDATETDATRVTAVIGLARAGQVTEALAELDALRASGPLPPREQVMLLAIGLECRLARGDVGDALALGEELGDFLEATGPVGAIAHHARGELASALNELESALHHFEEAGRRIGPADDDPEVLPWRAGLALASLRLGRRRDAAELAREHLGHTRPSGSAYARAQALRTLATADAAGDRVALLREARAVIDGTGARRLGAQIDTDLAGLLLLPGDTHEAEALALLRSAEEYAGRQELWPLQGRVRRLLERLGETPRRVQGEALAALTMSERKVARLAAQGLTNRQIAEELVVTVKAVEWHLSHVYRKLGIRSRTRLAATLGTPG, from the coding sequence ATGCAGGCCCCGGACGCGACCGAGACCGACGCCACCCGCGTCACCGCGGTCATCGGGCTGGCTCGGGCCGGGCAGGTCACCGAGGCCCTGGCCGAGCTGGACGCGCTCCGGGCGTCCGGACCGCTGCCACCTCGCGAGCAGGTCATGCTGCTGGCGATCGGCCTGGAGTGCCGGCTCGCCCGCGGGGACGTCGGGGACGCGCTGGCGCTCGGGGAGGAGCTCGGGGACTTCCTCGAGGCGACCGGCCCGGTCGGGGCGATCGCCCACCACGCGCGGGGCGAGCTGGCGTCGGCGCTCAACGAGCTCGAGTCCGCCCTGCACCACTTCGAGGAGGCCGGGAGGCGGATCGGGCCGGCCGACGACGACCCCGAGGTGCTGCCGTGGCGGGCCGGCCTGGCGCTGGCGTCCCTCCGGCTCGGACGGCGCCGGGACGCCGCCGAGCTGGCCCGGGAGCACCTCGGGCACACCCGCCCGTCGGGGTCGGCGTACGCCCGGGCGCAGGCGCTGCGGACCCTGGCCACCGCCGACGCCGCCGGCGACCGGGTGGCGCTGCTGCGCGAGGCCCGCGCCGTGATCGACGGCACCGGCGCGCGGCGGCTCGGCGCCCAGATCGACACCGACCTGGCGGGGCTCCTGCTCCTGCCGGGCGACACCCACGAGGCCGAGGCGCTGGCGCTGCTCCGCTCTGCCGAGGAGTACGCCGGACGGCAGGAGCTGTGGCCGCTCCAGGGTCGCGTGCGGCGGCTCCTCGAGCGGCTCGGCGAGACACCGCGCCGCGTGCAGGGAGAGGCGCTCGCCGCGCTCACCATGTCCGAGCGGAAGGTCGCCCGGCTGGCCGCCCAGGGGCTGACCAACCGGCAGATCGCCGAGGAGCTCGTGGTCACCGTGAAGGCGGTGGAGTGGCACCTCTCGCACGTCTACCGCAAGCTCGGGATCCGCTCCCGGACCCGGCTCGCGGCCACGCTCGGCACCCCCGGCTGA